The following coding sequences are from one Euwallacea fornicatus isolate EFF26 chromosome 8, ASM4011564v1, whole genome shotgun sequence window:
- the LOC136340763 gene encoding uncharacterized protein, with product MFFTHVTVANINRRFDRYGTIVKLPDQQRNREPQANQIILDYFNTNPHSSLRDASRNLNISKTHIWECLKRNGKKPFKPKFLHSLEAGDQNLRMEFCLWLQTAFTTNGVVSTQNCRIWSDQNPNWIIECKRQYSSKVNVFCGILNQKIIGSYFFNENLNTARFLRFLQNEFSDALDELPLSYHYNLHLQLDEAPIHNAVNVRNWLNDNFPNRWIGRNSPLIRWPPRSPDITPMDFFVWGAIKNKVYATRPRTREELCARIRETCQSITPQQLSKVLRNNRRRIEKCIREFGGLIETIKI from the exons atgttttttac TCACGTAACAGTCGCAAATATCAACAGACGTTTTGATCGTTATGGGACAATTGTAAAACTACCGGACCAGCAACGTAATCGCGAGCCTCAAGCAAACCAAATCATTTTAGATTACTTTAATACCAATCCGCATTCAAGTCTGAGGGATGCTAgcagaaatttaaacatttctaaaaCTCATATCTgggaatgtttaaaaagaaatggGAAGAAAccttttaaaccaaaatttcttcattcacTTGAAGCTGGAGACCAAAATCTAAGAATGGAATTCTGTTTATGGCTCCAGA CTGCGTTTACGACAAACGGTGTAGTATCGACACAAAATTGTAGAATATGGAGTGATCAGAACCCGAATTGGATAATCGAATGTAAACGACAATACTCCTCAAAAGTAAACGTTTTCTGTGGTATCTTAAATCAAAAGATTATTgggtcatattttttcaacgaaaatttgaatacTGCTCGTTTCCTGAGGTTCTTACAAAATGAATTTAGTGACGCACTTGATGAGCTTCCCCTGAGTTATCACtacaatttacatttacaactTGATGAAGCGCCCATTCATAATGCGGTTAATGTGAGAAATTggttaaatgataattttcccaaTCGCTGGATCGGACGAAATAGTCCTCTTATTCGTTGGCCACCACGATCTCCGGATATCACACCCATGGATTTTTTCGTTTggggagcaataaaaaataaagtttatgccACAAGACCCCGGACCCGAGAAGAGCTTTGTGCGCGTATTAGAGAGACTTGTCAGAGCATAACTCCACAACAACTAAGTAAAGTACTGAGAAATAATCGTCGacgtattgaaaaatgtatacgAGAATTTGGGGGGTTGATTGAAACtatcaaaatttag